The following coding sequences lie in one Aquipuribacter nitratireducens genomic window:
- the acs gene encoding acetate--CoA ligase, which translates to MSTTSTKTLENLSVESRRFPPPEDFAAQAVATAELYEEAAADRLAFWAKQARERLSWETDFTETLDWSDPPFAKWFVGGRLNAAYNCVDRHVEAGNGDRVAIHWEGEPGDTRTLTYADLQREVSKAANAFAALGVGQGDRVAVYLPMIPEAAITMLACARLGAAHSVVFGGFSADALRSRIEDAEATLVVTADGGYRRGAPSALKPAVDAALEAGGASVKDVVVVRRTEQDVEWTEGRDHWWHDVVDSASEEHTAEAFDSENPLYILYTSGTTGKPKGILHTTGGYLTQVAYTHATVFDLRPETDVYWCAADVGWVTGHSYVVYGPLANGATQVMYEGTPDTPHKGRWWEICAKYGVTILYAAPTAIRTFMKWGEEIPGEHDLSSIRLLGSVGEPINPEAWVWYRRVIGGDTAPIVDTWWQTETGGMMISPLPGVTTLKPGSAQVPLPGISAAVVDDEGNPVGPGGGGYLVLTEPWPSMLRTIWGDDQRFKDTYWSRFPGRYFAGDGAKLDEDGDVWLLGRVDDVMNVSGHRLSTTEIESALVSHPAVAEAAVVGATDDMTGQAPVAFVILRGNADAVLGDTDPQEALRAHVAKEIGAIAKPKRVLVVQELPKTRSGKIMRRLLRDVAENRELGDVTTLTDAGVMGLIQDGLKGAKSED; encoded by the coding sequence ATGTCGACCACGTCCACGAAGACCCTCGAGAACCTCTCGGTCGAGAGCCGTCGCTTCCCGCCGCCCGAGGACTTCGCCGCGCAGGCCGTCGCGACGGCCGAGCTGTACGAGGAGGCGGCCGCCGACCGCCTCGCGTTCTGGGCGAAGCAGGCGCGCGAGCGCCTGTCGTGGGAGACCGACTTCACCGAGACCCTCGACTGGTCGGACCCGCCGTTCGCCAAGTGGTTCGTCGGGGGGCGGCTCAACGCGGCGTACAACTGCGTCGACCGCCACGTCGAGGCCGGCAACGGCGACCGGGTCGCCATCCACTGGGAGGGCGAGCCCGGCGACACCCGCACGCTCACGTACGCCGACCTGCAACGGGAGGTGTCGAAGGCTGCCAACGCGTTCGCCGCCCTCGGCGTCGGTCAGGGCGACCGCGTCGCGGTGTACCTGCCGATGATCCCCGAGGCGGCGATCACGATGCTCGCGTGCGCCCGGCTCGGGGCCGCGCACTCCGTCGTCTTCGGCGGCTTCAGCGCCGACGCGCTGCGCAGCCGCATCGAGGACGCGGAGGCGACGCTGGTCGTGACCGCTGACGGCGGCTACCGCCGCGGGGCGCCGTCGGCGCTCAAGCCGGCCGTCGACGCCGCCCTCGAGGCCGGCGGCGCGAGCGTGAAGGACGTCGTCGTCGTCCGCCGGACCGAGCAGGACGTCGAGTGGACCGAGGGCCGCGACCACTGGTGGCACGACGTCGTCGACAGCGCGTCCGAGGAGCACACGGCGGAGGCGTTCGACAGCGAGAACCCGCTCTACATCCTCTACACGTCCGGGACGACGGGGAAGCCGAAGGGCATCCTCCACACGACCGGCGGCTACCTCACTCAGGTCGCCTACACCCACGCCACCGTCTTCGACCTGCGCCCGGAGACCGACGTCTACTGGTGCGCCGCCGACGTCGGCTGGGTGACCGGGCACTCCTACGTCGTCTACGGCCCGCTCGCCAACGGGGCGACGCAGGTGATGTACGAGGGCACGCCCGACACCCCGCACAAGGGGCGCTGGTGGGAGATCTGCGCGAAGTACGGCGTCACGATCCTCTACGCCGCGCCCACCGCGATCCGGACCTTCATGAAGTGGGGCGAGGAGATCCCCGGCGAGCACGACCTGTCGTCCATCCGCCTGCTCGGGTCGGTCGGCGAGCCCATCAACCCCGAGGCGTGGGTCTGGTACCGCCGCGTCATCGGCGGCGACACCGCCCCCATCGTCGACACGTGGTGGCAGACCGAGACGGGCGGGATGATGATCAGCCCGCTGCCGGGCGTCACGACGCTCAAGCCGGGGTCCGCGCAGGTGCCGCTGCCGGGCATCAGCGCCGCGGTCGTCGACGACGAGGGCAACCCGGTCGGTCCGGGCGGCGGCGGGTACCTCGTGCTCACGGAGCCGTGGCCGTCCATGCTGCGGACGATCTGGGGCGACGACCAGCGCTTCAAGGACACGTACTGGTCGCGCTTCCCCGGCCGCTACTTCGCCGGCGACGGCGCGAAGCTCGACGAGGACGGCGACGTGTGGCTGCTCGGCCGCGTCGACGACGTCATGAACGTGTCCGGGCACCGGCTGTCGACGACGGAGATCGAGTCGGCGCTCGTGTCGCACCCGGCGGTGGCCGAGGCCGCGGTGGTCGGCGCGACGGACGACATGACTGGCCAGGCGCCGGTCGCGTTCGTCATCCTCCGCGGCAACGCGGACGCCGTTCTCGGCGACACCGACCCGCAGGAGGCGCTGCGGGCGCACGTGGCCAAGGAGATCGGGGCGATCGCGAAACCCAAGCGGGTGCTCGTCGTCCAGGAGCTGCCGAAGACCCGCTCCGGCAAGATCATGCGGCGGCTGCTGCGGGACGTCGCGGAGAACCGGGAGCTCGGCGACGTCACGACGCTGACGGACGCCGGGGTCATGGGTCTCATCCAGGACGGTCTCAAGGGCGCCAAGTCGGAGGACTGA
- a CDS encoding solute symporter family protein, with product MGAAAATQVGSPLVNIAIFVLFVAVTLVVVFRASKNTKTAADYYAAGRSFTGTQNGTAIAGDYLSAASFLGIAGAIAVNGYDGFLYSIGFLVAWLVALLLVAELLRNTGKFTMADVLSFRLRQRPVRMAAATATLAVSFFYLLAQMAGAGGLVALLLNVESQAGQSLVIAVVGALMIVYVLVGGMKGTTWVQIIKATLLIAGAGLMTVWVLALAGFNLSALLGTAVEAAGNPDLLGPMQQYGASNLTKLNFISLALALVLGTAGLPHVLMRFYTVPTAKEARRSVVWAITLIGLFYLFTLVLGFGAMAYVGQDRILAAPGGVNSAAPLLAYELGGTLLLGVIAAVAFATILAVVAGLTITAAASFAHDIYASVIKNGEGNPDAEVRIARWTVVVIGVISILGGIAANGQNIAFLVALAFAVAASANLPTILYSLFWPRFNTRGALFSMWGGLISCIVLISLSPTVSGAETSMIPGADFDIFPLANPGIVSIPLAFFLGWLGTVTGRPSPEHDAKQAEMEVRSLTGAGAEKAVAH from the coding sequence ATGGGCGCCGCCGCGGCCACGCAGGTCGGCAGCCCGCTCGTCAACATCGCGATCTTCGTCCTCTTCGTCGCGGTCACCCTCGTGGTGGTCTTCCGGGCCTCGAAGAACACGAAGACGGCGGCCGACTACTACGCCGCCGGCCGCTCGTTCACCGGCACCCAGAACGGCACGGCGATCGCCGGCGACTACCTGTCGGCGGCGAGCTTCCTCGGCATCGCCGGGGCCATCGCCGTCAACGGGTACGACGGCTTCCTCTACTCGATCGGCTTCCTCGTCGCGTGGCTCGTCGCGCTCCTGCTCGTCGCGGAGCTGCTGCGCAACACCGGCAAGTTCACGATGGCCGACGTCCTGTCGTTCCGGCTGCGCCAGCGCCCGGTCCGCATGGCGGCGGCGACCGCGACCCTCGCCGTCAGCTTCTTCTACCTGCTCGCGCAGATGGCGGGCGCGGGTGGGCTGGTCGCGCTCCTGCTCAACGTGGAGTCGCAGGCCGGGCAGTCGCTCGTCATCGCCGTCGTCGGCGCGCTCATGATCGTCTACGTGCTGGTCGGCGGCATGAAGGGCACCACGTGGGTGCAGATCATCAAGGCGACGCTGCTCATCGCCGGCGCCGGGCTCATGACGGTCTGGGTGCTCGCGCTCGCCGGCTTCAACCTGTCGGCGCTGCTCGGCACCGCGGTCGAGGCGGCGGGCAACCCCGACCTCCTCGGGCCCATGCAGCAGTACGGCGCGAGCAACCTCACGAAGCTCAACTTCATCTCGCTCGCCCTCGCGCTCGTGCTCGGCACGGCCGGGTTGCCGCACGTCCTGATGCGCTTCTACACGGTGCCGACGGCGAAGGAGGCCCGCCGCAGCGTCGTGTGGGCCATCACGCTGATCGGGCTGTTCTACCTGTTCACGCTCGTCCTCGGCTTCGGCGCCATGGCGTACGTCGGTCAGGACCGGATCCTCGCCGCCCCCGGCGGCGTGAACTCCGCGGCGCCGCTGCTGGCGTACGAGCTCGGCGGCACGCTGCTGCTCGGTGTCATCGCGGCGGTCGCGTTCGCGACGATCCTCGCGGTCGTCGCCGGCCTCACGATCACCGCCGCCGCGAGCTTCGCACACGACATCTACGCGAGCGTCATCAAGAACGGCGAGGGCAACCCGGACGCGGAGGTGCGGATCGCCCGCTGGACGGTCGTCGTGATCGGCGTCATCTCGATCCTCGGCGGCATCGCCGCGAACGGGCAGAACATCGCGTTCCTCGTGGCGCTGGCGTTCGCCGTGGCGGCGAGCGCGAACCTCCCGACGATCCTGTACTCGCTGTTCTGGCCGCGCTTCAACACCCGCGGGGCGCTGTTCAGCATGTGGGGCGGCCTCATCTCCTGCATCGTCCTCATCAGCCTGTCGCCGACGGTGTCGGGGGCGGAGACGTCGATGATCCCCGGCGCGGACTTCGACATCTTCCCGCTCGCGAACCCGGGCATCGTCTCCATCCCGCTCGCGTTCTTCCTCGGGTGGCTCGGCACCGTCACCGGCCGGCCCTCGCCCGAGCACGACGCGAAGCAGGCCGAGATGGAGGTCCGCTCGCTCACGGGGGCCGGGGCCGAGAAGGCCGTCGCCCACTGA
- a CDS encoding DUF485 domain-containing protein translates to MSTTHEPRRHTAAPEDDVLTTWQEVQANPEFQALRRAFRRFVFPMTVAFLVWYFTYVLLAAYATEFFATPVFGNVNVGILFGLGQFASTALITAAYVRWANRNFDAKAEHLAGTVRLEEHR, encoded by the coding sequence GTGAGCACCACGCACGAGCCCCGGCGGCACACCGCCGCCCCCGAGGACGACGTCCTCACGACGTGGCAGGAGGTGCAGGCGAACCCCGAGTTCCAGGCCCTCCGCCGCGCCTTCCGCCGCTTCGTCTTCCCCATGACCGTCGCGTTCCTCGTCTGGTACTTCACGTACGTTCTGCTCGCGGCGTACGCGACGGAGTTCTTCGCGACGCCGGTGTTCGGCAACGTCAACGTCGGGATCCTCTTCGGCCTCGGCCAGTTCGCCTCGACCGCGCTCATCACCGCCGCGTACGTGCGCTGGGCCAACCGCAACTTCGACGCCAAGGCCGAGCACCTCGCCGGCACCGTGCGGCTGGAGGAGCACCGGTGA
- a CDS encoding cation acetate symporter: MTAGAQEYAALTAVAVVVAVTVLVASYGTRLSRTTGDFYVASRSVRPWWNASAIGGEYLSAASFLGVAGLVLLEGADALWFPIGYTVGYLLLLGFVAAPLRRSGAYTLPDFAEVRLGSARARRASALVVVVVGWLYLLPQFTAAGLVWSTATGLPREVGTLVVAAVVAGAVAGGGMRSITIVQAVQYWLKLTAIAVPACVLLALWGRQGAPVPPVPAGWGVPSAAPADLYGTYSLLLALLLGTMGLPHVLTRFYTNPDGTDARRTTRTVIGLLGLFYVWPPVYALLAWLWAPGLAAPGRAETVVVDLPALALPGAAGVVLSAVALGGAFAAFLSTASGLTVAVSGVLARDLVPGRLAGRLTGQGSGDPAAGRAGVARFRLATLGALVVPVGVALVGVDVPLAATVGLAFALAASTFAPLLLLGIWWDGLRTGPALLGMGAGGAAAALAAVLTLTGVSARAPVWLGEALAQPAAWTVPLAAAVMVAGSLAVRARERRRDAPAEERPGLAPALLHRPERAGSNGSGGAARRGAPTARR; this comes from the coding sequence GTGACGGCCGGCGCCCAGGAGTACGCCGCGCTCACGGCCGTCGCGGTCGTCGTCGCCGTCACGGTCCTCGTCGCCTCCTACGGGACGCGGCTGTCGCGGACGACCGGCGACTTCTACGTCGCGAGCCGGTCGGTGCGGCCGTGGTGGAACGCGAGCGCCATCGGCGGGGAGTACCTGTCGGCGGCGAGCTTCCTCGGCGTCGCCGGCCTCGTCCTGCTCGAGGGGGCCGACGCGCTGTGGTTCCCCATCGGCTACACCGTCGGGTACCTGCTCCTCCTCGGGTTCGTCGCGGCGCCCCTGCGCCGCTCCGGCGCGTACACGCTGCCCGACTTCGCCGAGGTGCGGCTCGGTTCCGCGCGGGCGCGCCGCGCGTCCGCGCTCGTCGTCGTGGTCGTCGGCTGGCTCTACCTGCTGCCGCAGTTCACCGCCGCCGGTCTCGTGTGGTCGACGGCCACGGGTCTGCCGCGGGAGGTGGGGACGCTCGTCGTCGCGGCCGTCGTCGCAGGCGCGGTCGCGGGCGGCGGCATGCGGTCGATCACGATCGTCCAGGCGGTCCAGTACTGGCTCAAGCTCACCGCGATCGCCGTCCCCGCGTGCGTCCTGCTCGCGCTGTGGGGCCGCCAGGGCGCCCCGGTGCCGCCGGTGCCGGCCGGGTGGGGTGTGCCGAGCGCCGCGCCCGCCGACCTCTACGGCACGTACTCGCTGCTGCTCGCGCTCCTGCTCGGCACCATGGGGCTGCCCCACGTCCTCACCCGCTTCTACACGAACCCCGACGGCACCGACGCACGCCGCACGACGCGCACGGTCATCGGGCTGCTCGGCCTCTTCTACGTGTGGCCGCCGGTCTACGCGCTGCTCGCGTGGCTGTGGGCGCCGGGGCTGGCGGCCCCTGGGCGGGCCGAGACCGTCGTCGTCGACCTGCCGGCGCTCGCGCTGCCGGGTGCTGCCGGGGTCGTCCTCAGCGCCGTCGCCCTCGGGGGCGCCTTCGCCGCGTTCCTCTCCACCGCGAGCGGCCTCACCGTCGCCGTGTCCGGTGTCCTCGCCCGGGACCTGGTGCCGGGGCGGCTCGCCGGCCGCCTGACCGGTCAGGGCAGCGGCGACCCCGCCGCCGGACGCGCCGGGGTCGCCCGGTTCCGGCTCGCGACGCTCGGGGCGCTCGTCGTCCCCGTCGGGGTCGCGCTCGTCGGCGTCGACGTGCCCCTCGCCGCGACGGTCGGGCTCGCGTTCGCCCTCGCGGCCTCGACGTTCGCCCCGCTCCTGCTCCTCGGGATCTGGTGGGACGGGCTGCGCACCGGCCCCGCGCTGCTCGGCATGGGCGCCGGGGGCGCCGCCGCGGCGCTCGCGGCGGTGCTCACGCTGACCGGGGTGAGCGCCCGCGCGCCGGTGTGGCTCGGGGAGGCGCTCGCCCAGCCGGCGGCGTGGACGGTCCCCCTCGCCGCGGCCGTCATGGTCGCGGGCTCCCTCGCCGTCCGCGCCCGCGAACGGCGCCGGGACGCGCCGGCGGAGGAGCGGCCGGGTCTCGCGCCGGCGCTGCTCCACCGCCCCGAGCGAGCCGGGTCGAACGGGTCCGGCGGGGCCGCTCGTCGCGGGGCACCTACCGCTCGTCGCTGA
- a CDS encoding LytR/AlgR family response regulator transcription factor: MGAEDGRLRVLVVDDEQPAREELVFLLQRDDLVGEVVSVARADEALRRLGGGDVDVVLSDIHMPGLDGIDLARAVRALARPPAVVFVTAHDEHAVEAFDLAVVDYVLKPVRPARLAAALRRVTAGAAPAAQTDDETLGVELGGVTRFVQRSSVLWAEAQGDYVRLHTATGSHLLRSTLSQLEERWSRAGFVRAHRSLLVAVAAVRELRTEDGRHALVVGDGAVRRELPVARRHAREVRERLAERGAGAQA; the protein is encoded by the coding sequence GTGGGCGCCGAGGACGGCAGGCTGCGCGTGCTCGTCGTCGACGACGAGCAGCCGGCCCGGGAGGAGCTGGTCTTCCTCCTCCAGCGCGACGACCTCGTGGGGGAGGTCGTGAGCGTCGCCCGGGCCGACGAGGCCCTGCGGCGACTGGGCGGCGGGGACGTCGACGTGGTCCTGTCCGACATCCACATGCCCGGGCTCGACGGCATCGACCTCGCCCGCGCCGTCCGGGCGCTCGCCCGGCCGCCGGCGGTCGTCTTCGTCACCGCCCACGACGAGCACGCGGTGGAGGCGTTCGACCTCGCCGTCGTCGACTACGTCCTCAAGCCCGTCCGGCCCGCGCGGCTCGCGGCGGCGCTGCGCCGGGTCACGGCCGGCGCGGCGCCCGCCGCGCAGACCGACGACGAGACCCTCGGCGTCGAGCTCGGCGGGGTCACGCGGTTCGTCCAGCGCTCCTCGGTGCTGTGGGCCGAGGCGCAGGGCGACTACGTCCGCCTCCACACCGCGACCGGGTCCCACCTGCTGCGCTCGACCCTGTCGCAGCTGGAGGAGCGGTGGTCCCGCGCGGGCTTCGTCCGCGCCCACCGCTCGCTGCTCGTCGCCGTCGCGGCGGTCCGGGAGCTGCGGACGGAGGACGGCCGGCACGCCCTCGTCGTCGGCGACGGGGCGGTCCGCCGGGAGCTGCCGGTCGCCCGCCGCCACGCGCGCGAGGTGCGCGAGCGCCTCGCCGAGCGCGGCGCGGGCGCGCAGGCGTGA
- a CDS encoding sensor histidine kinase: MNSFVRFGWDLVDEVPRSIRLLAERTPVERVRDPHRDTAPVAAWAQVWAGALPGGTAGQPLLAVLAVAVAALVALAYLAGRRGGPGRRLTSEADRARFDTLHLTALAAPSLRQGLTAAGARPAARHLRALLGTSALAVVVPGELLAWESADTDAAQVVAGRDGAARRLVAPHGHDPLGHAARAVHESRTRVLGSTEVRCGAPRCPLRGAVVAVVAVEDRVLGALVAYSASRPTAPLVQATEEVARWVASQVELADLDLQRTRTAEAELRALRAQISPHFVYNCLAAIAVFVRTDPDRARELLLDFADFTRYAFRREAQFTTLADELRNVERYLVLEQARFGDRLTVDLTVAQEVLQVTLPFLCVQPLVENAVRHGLEAGHGSVRVAVRAEDDGDAALISVDDDGAGADPDVVLAAVEGRGARESIGLGNVDLRLRQVFGDESGLVVDTAPGAGTCVSFRVPKFAAGVRPG; this comes from the coding sequence GTGAACTCCTTCGTCCGGTTCGGGTGGGACCTCGTCGACGAGGTCCCTCGCTCAATTAGGCTACTCGCCGAACGAACTCCTGTCGAGCGCGTGCGCGACCCGCACCGCGATACTGCGCCGGTGGCGGCGTGGGCGCAGGTCTGGGCAGGTGCGCTGCCCGGCGGGACGGCCGGCCAGCCGCTTCTCGCCGTCCTCGCCGTCGCGGTCGCAGCCCTCGTCGCGCTGGCGTACCTCGCCGGCAGGCGCGGTGGGCCGGGACGACGGCTGACGTCGGAGGCCGACCGCGCCCGCTTCGACACCCTCCACCTCACCGCCCTGGCCGCCCCCAGCCTGCGCCAGGGCCTCACCGCCGCCGGGGCCCGCCCCGCCGCCCGCCACCTGCGGGCCCTGCTCGGGACGTCGGCCCTCGCGGTCGTCGTGCCCGGCGAGCTGCTCGCGTGGGAGAGCGCCGACACCGACGCCGCGCAGGTCGTGGCCGGTCGGGACGGGGCCGCCCGCCGGCTCGTCGCACCCCACGGGCACGACCCGCTCGGGCACGCCGCCCGCGCCGTCCACGAGAGCCGGACCCGCGTGCTCGGCTCCACCGAGGTGCGCTGCGGCGCCCCCCGCTGCCCGCTGCGCGGCGCCGTCGTCGCCGTCGTCGCCGTGGAGGACCGCGTGCTCGGCGCGCTCGTCGCGTACTCCGCCTCGCGCCCGACCGCGCCGCTCGTCCAGGCGACGGAGGAGGTGGCCCGCTGGGTCGCGAGCCAGGTGGAGCTCGCCGACCTCGACCTGCAGCGGACCCGGACCGCCGAGGCGGAGCTGCGCGCCCTGCGCGCCCAGATCAGCCCCCACTTCGTCTACAACTGCCTCGCCGCGATCGCCGTCTTCGTCCGCACGGACCCCGACCGCGCCCGCGAGCTCCTCCTCGACTTCGCCGACTTCACGCGGTACGCCTTCCGGCGGGAGGCGCAGTTCACCACCCTCGCCGACGAGCTGCGCAACGTCGAGCGCTACCTCGTGCTCGAGCAGGCCCGCTTCGGGGACCGGCTGACGGTCGACCTCACGGTCGCCCAGGAGGTGCTCCAGGTGACGCTGCCGTTCCTCTGCGTGCAGCCGCTCGTGGAGAACGCGGTCCGCCACGGCCTCGAGGCCGGCCACGGCAGCGTCCGCGTGGCGGTGCGCGCGGAGGACGACGGCGACGCGGCGCTCATCAGCGTCGACGACGACGGCGCGGGCGCCGACCCGGACGTCGTCCTCGCCGCCGTCGAGGGGCGCGGCGCCCGGGAGTCCATCGGGCTCGGCAACGTCGACCTGCGGCTGCGGCAGGTGTTCGGCGACGAGTCCGGCCTCGTCGTCGACACCGCGCCCGGCGCCGGCACGTGCGTGAGCTTCCGGGTGCCGAAGTTCGCCGCCGGCGTCCGGCCGGGCTGA
- the xylA gene encoding xylose isomerase yields the protein MADAATPTRDDKFSFGLWTMGWQARDPFGDATRGPLDPVEAVHRLAEAGAWGISFHDDDLVPFGSSDADRDAIIEKFRGALAETGLVVPMATTNTFTHPVFKDGAFTASERDVRRYALRKIMRNIDLAASLGASTYVFWGGREGAETDAAKDVRDALSRYREGIDLLAQYVFDQGYDLRFAIEPKPNEPRGDILLPTIGHALAFIGSLEHADMVGLNPEVGHEQMAGLSFVHGIAQALWHDKLFHIDLNGQHGPKYDQDLVFGHGDVKSAFFLVDLLENGGPDGGAAYTGPRHFDYKPYRTDDADDVWESVAANMRTYLLLKERAQAWRADPDVQEALQAARSPELALPTLADGETWRDLRADSASFEDFDVDAAAARGKHYTRLDQLAVEHLLGAR from the coding sequence GTGGCCGACGCCGCCACCCCCACCCGCGACGACAAGTTCAGCTTCGGCCTGTGGACCATGGGCTGGCAGGCCCGCGACCCCTTCGGCGACGCGACGCGCGGCCCGCTCGACCCCGTCGAGGCCGTCCACCGTCTCGCCGAGGCCGGCGCCTGGGGCATCAGCTTCCACGACGACGACCTCGTCCCGTTCGGCAGCTCCGACGCCGACCGCGACGCCATCATCGAGAAGTTCCGCGGTGCGCTCGCCGAGACCGGGCTCGTCGTGCCCATGGCGACGACGAACACCTTCACGCACCCGGTGTTCAAGGACGGCGCCTTCACCGCCTCCGAGCGCGACGTCCGCCGCTACGCCCTCCGCAAGATCATGCGGAACATCGACCTCGCCGCCTCGCTCGGGGCCTCGACGTACGTGTTCTGGGGTGGGCGCGAGGGCGCGGAGACCGACGCCGCCAAGGACGTCCGCGACGCGCTGTCCCGCTACCGCGAGGGCATCGACCTGCTCGCCCAGTACGTCTTCGACCAGGGCTACGACCTGCGCTTCGCCATCGAGCCGAAGCCGAACGAGCCCCGCGGTGACATCCTCCTGCCGACGATCGGCCACGCGCTCGCCTTCATCGGCAGCCTCGAGCACGCCGACATGGTCGGGCTCAACCCCGAGGTGGGTCACGAGCAGATGGCGGGCCTCAGCTTCGTCCACGGGATCGCGCAGGCCCTGTGGCACGACAAGCTCTTCCACATCGACCTCAACGGCCAGCACGGGCCCAAGTACGACCAGGACCTCGTGTTCGGCCACGGCGACGTCAAGAGCGCGTTCTTCCTCGTCGACCTCCTGGAGAACGGCGGCCCGGACGGCGGTGCCGCGTACACCGGGCCCCGGCACTTCGACTACAAGCCCTACCGCACCGACGACGCCGACGACGTGTGGGAGTCGGTGGCGGCGAACATGCGGACGTACCTGCTCCTCAAGGAGCGCGCGCAGGCGTGGCGCGCCGACCCCGACGTGCAGGAGGCGCTCCAGGCGGCCCGGTCGCCGGAGCTCGCGCTGCCGACGCTCGCCGACGGCGAGACGTGGCGGGACCTGCGTGCCGACAGCGCGTCGTTCGAGGACTTCGACGTCGACGCCGCCGCGGCACGGGGCAAGCACTACACGCGCCTCGACCAGCTCGCCGTCGAGCACCTCCTCGGCGCCCGCTGA
- the xylB gene encoding xylulokinase has product MALVAGVDSSTQSCKVVVRDASTGALVRSGRAPHPDGTEVHPHAWWEALLAAVADAGGLDDVEAVAVGGQQHGMVVLDDAGEVVRPALLWNDTRSAGAAEDLVAELGAEAWADAVGLVPVASFTVSKLRWLRDHEPEAAARAAAVCLPHDWLTWRLLGGGPGAPVGLDALVTDRGDASGTGYFSAATDRYREDLLELGLGRVVRLPRVLGPGEAAGAMPSGGPVRAGAAVGPGTGDNAAAALGLGAGRGDVVVSIGTSGVVSAVSDVPVADPSGIVAGFADATGRHLPLVCTLNAARVLDATARLLGVDHARLAELALAAPVGADGLVLVPYLEGERTPNLPLATGSLHGLTLGTTTPEHLARAAFEGLFCGLADGVDALVAAGASAERAVLVGGAAASPAVHAVAPAVLGCPVTVPAPSEYVADGAARQAAWVLAGGDAPPVWELADARAVEAEPAPHVRERYGAAAGKLLDRLG; this is encoded by the coding sequence GTGGCGCTCGTCGCGGGGGTCGACTCCTCCACCCAGTCGTGCAAGGTCGTCGTGCGGGACGCCTCGACCGGGGCTCTCGTGCGGTCCGGGCGCGCGCCGCACCCGGACGGCACGGAGGTCCACCCCCACGCGTGGTGGGAGGCGCTCCTCGCGGCGGTCGCCGACGCAGGCGGCCTCGACGACGTCGAGGCCGTCGCGGTCGGCGGGCAGCAGCACGGCATGGTCGTGCTCGACGACGCGGGCGAGGTCGTCCGCCCGGCGCTGCTGTGGAACGACACGCGTTCGGCGGGGGCGGCCGAGGACCTCGTCGCCGAGCTGGGCGCAGAGGCGTGGGCGGACGCGGTGGGGCTGGTCCCGGTCGCGTCCTTCACCGTGTCGAAGCTGCGGTGGCTGCGCGACCACGAGCCTGAGGCCGCCGCACGGGCGGCCGCGGTGTGCCTGCCGCACGACTGGCTGACGTGGCGGCTCCTCGGGGGCGGTCCCGGGGCTCCGGTCGGCCTCGACGCGCTCGTCACCGACCGCGGTGACGCGTCCGGCACCGGGTACTTCTCCGCGGCGACCGACCGGTACCGCGAGGACCTCCTCGAGCTCGGGCTGGGCCGGGTCGTGCGCCTGCCGCGGGTCCTCGGCCCGGGCGAGGCCGCCGGCGCCATGCCGTCCGGCGGGCCGGTCCGCGCCGGGGCCGCCGTCGGTCCCGGCACGGGGGACAACGCCGCGGCCGCTCTCGGCCTCGGCGCGGGACGGGGCGACGTCGTCGTGTCCATCGGCACGTCGGGTGTCGTGAGCGCCGTCAGCGACGTCCCCGTCGCCGACCCCAGCGGCATCGTCGCCGGGTTCGCCGACGCCACCGGGCGGCACCTCCCGCTCGTCTGCACCCTCAACGCCGCCCGGGTGCTCGACGCGACCGCCCGCCTGCTCGGTGTCGACCACGCGCGCCTCGCCGAGCTCGCCCTCGCCGCCCCGGTCGGGGCGGACGGGCTCGTCCTCGTGCCCTACCTCGAGGGCGAGCGGACCCCCAACCTGCCGCTGGCGACCGGGTCGCTGCACGGCCTGACGCTCGGGACGACGACCCCCGAGCACCTCGCACGGGCCGCGTTCGAGGGCCTGTTCTGCGGTCTCGCCGACGGGGTCGACGCCCTGGTCGCGGCCGGTGCCTCGGCGGAGCGGGCCGTCCTGGTCGGCGGGGCGGCGGCGTCGCCGGCCGTCCACGCGGTCGCGCCGGCCGTCCTCGGCTGCCCCGTCACGGTCCCGGCCCCGTCGGAGTACGTCGCCGATGGCGCGGCGCGGCAGGCCGCGTGGGTGCTCGCCGGCGGGGACGCGCCGCCGGTGTGGGAGCTCGCCGACGCCCGAGCCGTCGAGGCGGAGCCGGCGCCGCACGTCCGCGAACGGTACGGCGCCGCGGCCGGGAAGCTGCTCGACCGGCTGGGGTGA